A part of Marinomonas rhizomae genomic DNA contains:
- the hisA gene encoding phosphoribosylformimino-5-aminoimidazole carboxamide ribotide isomerase: protein MTQFRPCIDLHQGKVKQIVGGSLNDTGATENFISEYNAEHYANMYREHGLVGGHVIALGKGNQEEALSALRAYPDGLQFGGGVNSSNAEGYLKAGASHVIVTSYLFENGEFSWDRLDKIKRETGTDRLVLDLSCRRTQDGWYIATDRWQTITSTQVNQENLIELANHCDEFLIHAADVEGLQAGIDEELVQLLGQGCPVAVTYAGGARSLSDLKRVHELSNGLVDLTIGSALDIFGGKGVTLDECILWNQSQK from the coding sequence GTGACCCAATTCCGTCCTTGTATCGATCTACACCAAGGCAAGGTTAAGCAAATTGTTGGTGGAAGTCTAAATGACACAGGTGCCACAGAGAACTTTATCAGCGAATACAATGCTGAACATTACGCAAATATGTATCGTGAGCATGGCCTAGTTGGTGGTCATGTTATTGCTTTAGGTAAGGGCAACCAAGAAGAAGCACTTAGCGCCCTTCGCGCTTACCCTGATGGTTTGCAATTTGGCGGCGGTGTTAACAGTAGCAATGCTGAAGGTTACTTAAAAGCAGGAGCTTCTCACGTTATTGTAACGTCTTATTTATTCGAAAATGGTGAATTCTCTTGGGATCGCTTAGATAAAATAAAACGAGAAACAGGTACTGATCGTTTAGTGCTTGATTTAAGTTGCCGTCGTACACAAGATGGTTGGTATATTGCAACTGATCGCTGGCAAACCATTACATCGACTCAAGTTAACCAAGAAAATCTAATTGAACTAGCAAACCACTGCGATGAATTTTTGATTCATGCAGCTGATGTTGAAGGCTTGCAAGCTGGTATTGATGAAGAATTGGTTCAACTGCTTGGCCAAGGTTGCCCAGTTGCAGTTACTTACGCTGGCGGCGCTCGTTCTTTGTCGGACTTAAAACGCGTTCATGAATTGTCTAATGGCTTAGTGGATTTAACTATAGGTAGTGCGCTGGATATTTTTGGCGGCAAAGGCGTCACGTTAGATGAATGCATTTTGTGGAACCAGTCACAAAAATAA